TTTGCAGAGACTCTTTGACTTCCGCAATCCCGCTCGGCTCCTGCGCTGCGGCCTCTCCGGCAGATACAATCCCGCTCAACAGCAGCAGACAGACCGCCAATCCCCATCCTCTGCAACGAATCTCTCGATGACTATACATGCTTGGTTCCTTTCTGAAGAAAAAGTCTTCTCGATGTTAAAACTCGGTTGCCAGACCGACTCCGGCCCAAAACAGGTCCCGGTCCCCGGAAGGAAGCCCCTTGCGGATGTCTGAATCCAGAATCGTCACATAATTCAGACTCGGTGTTACGGTCCATTTTCCGAGGGTGAAGGGAAAGGCGATTTTCAGACTCAGGTCATTGAGCGCACTTTTATCGAGCGGGTCTCCGACGGCATCCGCCCAATAGCCCTCATTGTAGTTGGAATCCCCCCACCCGACCGCACAGGACAGGGCCAGACCGACCGGCACGGATTCACTGAGCTCCGCAATTTTTTCAATGGTATGGCCGATGCCGGCGGATACGTAGGTCCCGTTGATGTCGTCAAAATCGTAATAAACGGTCACTGAAGGGCTCAGAAACGTATCCAGCGACAACCCCGAATACACCTCCTGCGTGCTGCCGGCACCGGGAAACCGGTAATAAATATACCCCAGCGACAGCGACAGATTGTCCGCAAGAGAAAGGGAATAACTGCCGTAAAAATCATACTCCGTGAATTCTCCGGCCTGGCCGTTCTCATTGGTCATATCCAGATTGCCCCAGATTCCGGCCGACCAAGGGCCCTTGCTGATTCCGATCGAGGGCTGCCAGACCCAGTCATCCACGAGGTTGTGCCCCCGCCAGACATACTTGCTGTAGAAATCACTGGTCAGCGAGAACGAAACCTTCTCTTCCGCAGCCGCCGCTGCAGACACTGCCAAAACCACTCCTGCGCAAATCCATTGTCTCATACACATTTTTCTTCTCCCAAAAAATGACATTATTTTTCAGCCGGCGCACACCCGCCGACTTTTTACGAAATGAGAGAAGAAGCAACAGATATGCCAGATCAAAATGCAGGATGGAAATGCCGTATCATTTTGTACTACAAAGAGATACGAAAACTTTACACTTCAGGAATATTGTGCGGCAAACAACAATATTGTATATCTAAAAGAAGGAATCTACATTTTTGTATATCCGCCGAACTTATTTTCCGAGCAGATGGTATTTGCGCATCTTGTAGCCGAGCATTCGTTCGGTAATGCCCAGCTCTTTGGCCGCCTGCCTCTGCTTGCCGCCGGTTTTCTTGAGGGCATCTACAATCATTTCTTTTTCGAGATTGGCCACACGCTCCGGCAAAGTCAGCCCGTCGCGGCTCGGAGTTTTCTGAACCATCTGAAGGGAAGGCGGCAGATGGTCGGAGCGGATGACATCTTCATTGCAGACCAGCACCGCCCGCTCGATGCAGTTTTCCAGTTCGCGGACATTGCCGGGCCAGTGATAACTGGTGAGCATTTCAATCGCCGGTGTGGAGATGCGGTTGATCTTTTTGCCGTTTTCACGGGCATATTTCTCGAGAAAATAATCTGCCAGCAGCATAATATCGTCCTTGCGGTCCCGCAGCGGCGGCATGAAAATCGGAAAGACATTGATGCGGTAATACAAATCCTCCCGGAACAGGCCGTTCTTGATGCCCTCTTCCAGATTCTTATGCGTAGCCACCACAATCCGGACGTTGGTTCGAATAGTTTCGGTGCCGCCGACACGTTCAAATTCACGGAATTGAATCACCCGCAGCAGCTTGACCTGAAGATTCAGAGAAAAATCGCCGATCTCATCCAAAAAGATAGTCCCGCCGGAGGCCAGCTCAAATCGGCCGAGTTTCCGCTGGGTTGCCCCGGTGAACGCGCCTTTTTCATGGCCGAACAGCTCGCTTTCCAGAAGCAGTTCCGGCAGCGCCGTACAGTTGACCTTGATGAAGGGTTTGTCCGCCCGCATGCTGTTGTAATGAATGGCATGGGCGACCAGGTCCTTGCCGGTGCCGCTTTCGCCGCGAATCAGCACCGTTGCATTGCTGTTGGCCACCTGCTCAATGAGCCGATACACCTCCTGCATCGCATTGCTGGTGCCGATCATATTGTGAATGCTGAATTTTTTCTTCAGCTCGCTGCGCAGACGGGCGTTTTCATCCTCCAGTTTCAGCCGGTCGGAAACAACCAGTCGGTTCAGCTTGACCGCCTGAGCCACCATCGTTGAAAGAACTTCCAGCAAATTGACATAGAATTCCAGATTCTCCCCCGGCAGAACTTTCCTGTCGGCGCTGATGGCGCCGATGGTCTTGCCCTCCAGCTTAATCGGCACACAAAAGAAGGCAATTCGTCCCCGTTTGGGTTTGGGACGCCGTCCGGTCTTGGCCAAAAAACGGGGGTCTTTGCTGATGTCCGGGACAATCTCCCGGATGCCCCGCTGGACGACCAGGCCCGTGATTCCCTCTCCGACTTTGTAAGTAACCTGTTTGGACTCATCCGGAATGCCGTGGGCTACTTTTATGGCAATCGTCTCGGTATCCGGGTCCAGAAGCATAATCTGTCCGCGTTCCAGCTTCAGATGGC
This is a stretch of genomic DNA from Anaerohalosphaeraceae bacterium. It encodes these proteins:
- a CDS encoding sigma 54-interacting transcriptional regulator, whose amino-acid sequence is MEKLGKEVQLLAEVSRAIADSLNLEETLGSILSTLESHLKLERGQIMLLDPDTETIAIKVAHGIPDESKQVTYKVGEGITGLVVQRGIREIVPDISKDPRFLAKTGRRPKPKRGRIAFFCVPIKLEGKTIGAISADRKVLPGENLEFYVNLLEVLSTMVAQAVKLNRLVVSDRLKLEDENARLRSELKKKFSIHNMIGTSNAMQEVYRLIEQVANSNATVLIRGESGTGKDLVAHAIHYNSMRADKPFIKVNCTALPELLLESELFGHEKGAFTGATQRKLGRFELASGGTIFLDEIGDFSLNLQVKLLRVIQFREFERVGGTETIRTNVRIVVATHKNLEEGIKNGLFREDLYYRINVFPIFMPPLRDRKDDIMLLADYFLEKYARENGKKINRISTPAIEMLTSYHWPGNVRELENCIERAVLVCNEDVIRSDHLPPSLQMVQKTPSRDGLTLPERVANLEKEMIVDALKKTGGKQRQAAKELGITERMLGYKMRKYHLLGK